cagctgcgcctgaatcgactagcgccttatgctggaaagagggagaaaacaaggggaaagttactaaaacgaacatgtgaccaacagggggctctgggtgaggttggtgcttactcacctgagatggacgaggagtgctccgcctgccatcccgattcccagaggagctcccccagcaccggtcggtagtgtgtcctctccgaccacactggggacaaggggagcctcctcctccggttcccctggacgcggcccccccctagctccataggtatgggagctggaggacctggaggtggaaccaacggggccccgtctggacgcccgcgcgcagccagcagattgtcgagacgaatggacatgtcgatcagttcatctagtgacagggtagtgtcccgacaggctagctcacagcggacgtcctcccggaggctacaccgatagtggtccatcagggccctgttgttccaccccgctccagcagccaaggtccggaactccagagcaaagtcctgtggcgctcctcgtctcctgacgcaggtggaacagccgttcacccgccgcccggccttctgctgggtggtcgaacacggcccggaaacggcgggtgaactcgggggagtgatcccttgccgagtctgggccataccatactgcgttggcccactccagggcacgtcccgttaagcaggagacgaggacgcttacgctctcctctcccgagggagctggatgaacggtagccaggtacaaatccaactgtagcaggaacccctggcacccagccgccgctccatcgtactccctggggagagccaggcgtagggctccgggtccggacgtcggtggaggggtagatggtggagggggatttggtgctggggatgcggtagggaggccactcctctcccatcggtccatcctttccatcatctgctccatcgctgagccgattcggtggaggatggtggtatggtgaaggacccgttcctccatcgatgggagaggaggggaggctgctcctgctgactccatagctggtgcgggattctgtcagacggttgctaggagtggtggtaggagtcaggcgaagagagcagaggtacggaactttgtgtttatttgaacaaaaaaacacaacacgatcaacgccaacacaaacggcgtgggaaaAATGCCAcgtgcccaaaacaggtgcacagcatgcatataATATTAAGTAAttaatcgccagcacatccaactacaaaaatacaacctgacgctaaaataatcccgcacaacactgggcgggctaaccaggcccagaagttaattgacagcaagccagggcggattgcagaggtcttgaaaaagaagggtcaacactgcaaatattgactctttgcatcaacttcatgtaattgtcaataaaagccattgacacttatgaaatgcttgtaattataattcagtattccatagtaccatctgacaaaaatatctaaagacactgaagcagcaaactttgtggaaactaatatttgtgtcattctcaaacattttggccacgactgtacaagaCAACAATCAGTAGCATCACATAATCACTAACCATCACACATGTTCAGACTCACCTCAGCTGTGAGCTGTAGGACAGACACTGAAGGAAACTCCTCACTTCACTCTCTTCATCTGACCAGCCCTTCAGCTCTACTGGTTTCTTCTCTGGTTGGAGTTTCAGCACTTCTAGGAGGAGGGAGGCCTTTCTCTCTGAGAGGTCTATGGACCAGACTGCAGGACTGGCTGACTTGTAAACTGGCTGTAATGCTGGAAGGACACTCCTGCCTGTTTGAGTCTCATAGTCCTTCACATGTAAATACAGATCCAGCAGGAAATCACTTTGTTTAGAATTGTCTCCATAGTCATAAGGAAAGGTGTTGTAAGTACACACTGATGATACCAGCTTCAGTGTTTTCTCTCCTGTCTGctcctccctctctgctgctTGAGAAAGGAGATCCACCAGGAACTTGACCAGCTTTGAGGGATCAGACCTCCGTGGACAGAACCTGCAACAAGGACAGTAACAGCTGATTCAGACATGGATGAACACATGAAACCAGTCATAGTTAAAAATATATGAAGTAGTTGTACATTTACACAATGTGCTTTGGTTATATGTATAAGTATTTCATTTTAGAGACATTCACATTATTGATTTAGTAATGCAACATTTTTTATCTCAGGAAATCAGCAGATAAATACAACCAGACTTACCAACATTTGAAGTTTTATATGTCAAATGTTTCTTCAAGGTAATAATCACTAGCATCACATAATCACTAACCACCACACATGTTCAGACTCACCTCAGCTGTGAGATGTAGGACAGACACTGAAGGAAACTCCTCACTTCACTCTCTTCATCTGACCAGCCCTTCAGCTCTACTGGTTTCTTCTCTGGTTGGAGTTTCAGCACTTCTAGGAGGAGGGAGGCCTTTCTCTCTGACAGGTCAATGGACCAGACTGCAGGAGCTGGCTGGTAAAGTGGCTTCAATGATGGAAGGACCCTTCTGGCTGTTTGATTACTATTGTACTTCACATGTGAGTACAGATCCAGCAGGATGTCATATCTCTCAGTTTGATACACAGAGAACAGTGACAGCAGTGTGTTCACAGTTCTCTGGAACATTTCTCTGTGATCTAGTGCCGCTTGTAGACACAAATCTAGTAGGACTGCTTTCTCTTCTGTCTCCAGTTTTTCAGAGGATCCTCTCTGATCTTGTAGAGGGGTAAACCTGTAACCCATAAAATATAATGTCTATGTTCAGATAGAAGCAGGGAGAAAGATACTGCTGCCTCTTTTACAGACTGAATACTGTTGTCATGTCcatcttgttgtgttgttgtaaTGTCTTGTCTGTCCGTCTTAGCCTTTTGATAGgttgtcattggaaataagaacaATATGTTCTCAATTGACTTAAATAAATGAAAAGTCACAAAGACATTTAGTAAAGATATATTGGCTGTGGAAACACTCACCTGAGCTTGTTGATATTTGGTAGACACTTTAAGATGGTTTTGCTGAGAGCTTCACTGAGAACAGTTCTCTGATTCCAGTGTAGACAGAGATGAACCCTCTCTAGACTCTGTTTCATCACTTCTTCTGCTCTCTCAAACACTCGTATTTCACCCTGGACTGGAAGGTGCAGCTCATTTCCACAGAGACCAAGTAAAGTGGTGAAGTCCATCTCTGCCTCACTGCTCAGCAAAGTTGTCCAGAGTTGACACAGCATTGAGGGGTCAGATGAATCATCAGAGGATGGTCTTTAAAAGAGAATATATACTGATTATTTCAAAGTAGCATGACACAGAAGTGTTTATAACTCAGTATCTGAAGGGAAGAGAATAtaagatatattttttaaaagatgGGTTGTTTCATCCCAATTTCTCATTATTTGGCTGGTTAATGTGAAATACACTGGTGAATTAGATAACACAAATATTACCCAAGATGTCTGACATTCTTCAGAGAGCCCAGTATCAGTCTTACTCCTTGGTCTGACACAGTGCAGCCGTTCAGGTCCAAGCCAACCTTTCTCTCTGCAGACTGACTGGTCACATAAGAGACTGCACAGCACTGGTGAGGATCAAGATGTTCTCCACTCAGGTCTAGATGATAGTCCAGTTTGTCCAGGAGAAGCAGACAGGCCTCAGTAGACTGATATTCATACAAGCACTGACACAAAAACAGAAGATCTATCTCAGACTCAGGAGCACCACCTTCTGCATCATCTTGGTTTGTTTGAGATGGAAGAAATGTGTTCACCACTTCCTTGAAGAACCAATCTGACGTCTTCTTGATCTGTTGAGCTGGAACTAGACTTTTTACCAATCTAATAATCCTCTCATTCAGAAGCCCACACAGGAAAGGAATCAAGTGTTTTGTGTGTTTCCATTCTTCAGTCTGGCATTTCTCTAGAACCTCTCTGATTTTGTCTGGATTCTGTAAGAGCCAAAGGGCACCAAAGAACTCCTGCATTGTGTAGTGGAGAAATGCAGAGTAAGTGTCTGATGCTGTGGGTGCAACCTTAACCATAAATGCCCCCAAGAACGCAAAATGGACACTGCTTTCTTCACAACTCAGTGTTGTCAAGTTCATGTTTTTTTCATTTGTTGCATCAAAAGCAATTTCTGCCAAAGACAAtattttctctctgttttctttGAGACACTCGTCGGTTTCCTTACGTCGTTTGCCACTGTGTTTTTGGATGCAGTGACGGAGGATGTTGCAGTACATTCCAGTTATAGTGCAtgtctgtttagaagcctctgagGTAGGGAAATAAATGCAGGCAACCACCATCAGTGCATACATTGGGACATGGCACAGTGTGAACAACTCTAGGTTGTTTAACACACTGCTCAAGGAGTCAGGCTCAGCACTCAGCATCTGTGTTAAGTAAGCCCTAATGGATTCATCACTGAACCCTTTCACCTCCACTCTGAACCAGTCTACGGGCCGGTCTGTCAGGAAGTCTTCAGATTGATCTGGTCTGCATGTGGTCACAATCTTTGCATCGGGGAGGAGTTTCTCCACAAGGTTCTTTACTACCGACACAGAGGAGAGGTCTGTGACTCCATCAAATATGATGACAACGTTTTCAGAGTTCTTCTTAATATCCTGTAACACTTCTTCTTTGCTTTCTTCTGGCTCACTGTACATGTTAAAGAGAAGGTCCTCCAGGATCATGGGGTTTCTGTGTGAAATGTCT
This region of Salmo trutta unplaced genomic scaffold, fSalTru1.1, whole genome shotgun sequence genomic DNA includes:
- the LOC115189409 gene encoding protein NLRC5-like; its protein translation is MASTRQSALEYITNGRRRLIGRLQNLPLIVENLFQRKVLHEEEVSQIQAEVDRFDQTRKILDWVSARGEAACYELLTILDITKKRTLGDADLQQWISCFPLEEDPKMTDYLVGSKPCHRYQTQLKCEARKITEGAWKQSCSLLSERFRNEGTFSYTPLVLDTDVHSSNSKMKNKRCKKARPKKLKSFIPMAKQETSPADLLKTHEKKILLIGKPGIGKTTVAHQMLNLWAEKDHKELDYMFYFEVRDISHRNPMILEDLLFNMYSEPEESKEEVLQDIKKNSENVVIIFDGVTDLSSVSVVKNLVEKLLPDAKIVTTCRPDQSEDFLTDRPVDWFRVEVKGFSDESIRAYLTQMLSAEPDSLSSVLNNLELFTLCHVPMYALMVVACIYFPTSEASKQTCTITGMYCNILRHCIQKHSGKRRKETDECLKENREKILSLAEIAFDATNEKNMNLTTLSCEESSVHFAFLGAFMVKVAPTASDTYSAFLHYTMQEFFGALWLLQNPDKIREVLEKCQTEEWKHTKHLIPFLCGLLNERIIRLVKSLVPAQQIKKTSDWFFKEVVNTFLPSQTNQDDAEGGAPESEIDLLFLCQCLYEYQSTEACLLLLDKLDYHLDLSGEHLDPHQCCAVSYVTSQSAERKVGLDLNGCTVSDQGVRLILGSLKNVRHLGPSSDDSSDPSMLCQLWTTLLSSEAEMDFTTLLGLCGNELHLPVQGEIRVFERAEEVMKQSLERVHLCLHWNQRTVLSEALSKTILKCLPNINKLRFTPLQDQRGSSEKLETEEKAVLLDLCLQAALDHREMFQRTVNTLLSLFSVYQTERYDILLDLYSHVKYNSNQTARRVLPSLKPLYQPAPAVWSIDLSERKASLLLEVLKLQPEKKPVELKGWSDEESEVRSFLQCLSYISQLRFCPRRSDPSKLVKFLVDLLSQAAEREEQTGEKTLKLVSSVCTYNTFPYDYGDNSKQSDFLLDLYLHVKDYETQTGRSVLPALQPVYKSASPAVWSIDLSERKASLLLEVLKLQPEKKPVELKGWSDEESEVRSFLQCLSYSSQLR